From Anopheles darlingi chromosome 2, idAnoDarlMG_H_01, whole genome shotgun sequence, the proteins below share one genomic window:
- the LOC125948577 gene encoding aladin-like, with product MCAVRNLQNFPSNVPISPLRLHYPELNLSRELPHHHPAGQHARDDCTRDVMVPVAEPLSKRIMSILIELGPAEALREATGSNSKLVSSTARYLLTFGDRIGKLFLSYPCQTSLELVAKHSQTRNWPKSAIRGLCWHPTTFKLAVATVDDSVRLFTTNTQVTLLLKNGLQKGVTCMAWRPFTSGELAIGCLNGVLLWSADPNSLIARPLTPPTQLVHGKHRPVTSVSWTKDGQQLITASVADSTVVVWRVDQQRISVTHRVGMPCAFASWSPNSSHLLVSTIGKTFYLCNVQSRLERRPWMSWDTPHGSIQSFAWSRDDRHILFVTTGDKLLFYSPIATQEGLDATNNRAFQLVDLTETTTDDGSEIGGLPQAIVWCPLDRFLAISFKNSPTIAVFFTAFRGQQFSVEPYCFLSGGSMEYPACIAFQENFRAESMASAQSVLTIGWSSGRIEYCPLK from the exons ATGTGTGCGGTGCGAAATCTTCAAAACTTTCCTTCTAATGTCCCCATAAGCCCGTTG CGGCTGCACTATCCGGAATTGAATCTATCCCGAGAACTACCTCATCACCATCCCGCAGGACAGCATGCCCGGGACGATTGTACTCGCGACGTGATGGTTCCGGTGGCGGAACCCCTGTCCAAGCGCATCATGAGTATTCTGATCGAGCTCGGTCCGGCCGAGGCACTACGTGAGGCCACGGGTTCCAACTCGAAGCTGGTCTCTTCAACGGCACGTTATCTGTTAACGTTCGGCGATCGAATTGGGAAGCTTTTCCTATCCTACCCGTGCCAGACATCGCTCGAGCTGGTGGCCAAACACTCACAGACTCGCAACTGGCCGAAAAGTGCAATCCGTGGTCTCTGTTGGCATCCAACGACTTTCAAATTGGCCGTTGCCACGGTCGACGATAGCGTGCGTctcttcaccaccaacacacaggtGACGCTGCTTCTGAAGAATGGGCTGCAGAAGGGAGTCACCTGTATGGCCTGGCGTCCCTTCACCAGCGGCGAGCTTGCAATCGGCTGTCTGAACGGTGTGCTTCTATGGTCTGCCGATCCGAACAGTTTGATCGCAAGGCCACTTACACCACCGACGCAGCTGGTCCATGGCAAGCACCGGCCCGTGACGTCGGTAAGCTGGACAAAGGATGGCCAGCAACTCATAACGGCCAGTGTAGCCGATAGCACTGTAGTTGTCTGGAGGGTCGACCAGCAGCGTATCTCGGTAACGCACCGCGTAGGAATGCCGTGTGCCTTTGCCAGTTGGTCACCGAACTCGAGCCATCTGCTAGTGAGCACCATCGGAAAGACGTTCTATTTGTGCAACGTGCAGAGCAGATTGGAGCGAAGACCGTGGATGTCCTGGGATACACCACACGGATCGATCCAATCATTCGCCTGGTCTCGTGACGATCGACACATCCTTTTCGTCACTACCGGAGATAAACTGCTGTTTTACTCGCCAATAGCAACTCAAGAAG GTTTGGACGCCACCAACAACCGCGCCTTTCAGCTGGTCGACCTGACGGAAACCACAACCGATGATGGTTCCGAAATTGGTGGACTTCCGCAGGCCATTGTTTGGTGTCCGCTTGATCGGTTCCTGGCCATATCGTTCAAAAACTCTCCCACGATTGCCGTTTTCTTCACAGCCTTCCGGGGACAGCAGTTCAGCGTCGAACCGTACTGTTTCCTTTCGGGAGGCAGCATGGAATATCCGGCCTGTATAGCGTTCCAGGAAAACTTCCGAGCCGAATCGATGGCTTCGGCACAATCCGTCCTTACTATCGGCTGGTCATCCGGCAGGATCGAATACTGTCCGCTTAAGTGA